In Nitrospirota bacterium, the genomic window TTATTCAAAAACCAGACGCCCTTATAATCATGAACAAGGCCTCCCTTGAAAAATTTGAGAATAGATTAAAAACAGGCGGACTTTTAATCATGAACCAGTCACTAATTAAGACTGCCCCACAGCGTTCAGACATTGAAGTAATTGCTGTGAAAGCCAATGATATAGCTGAAGAGATTGGAGACAGCCGTGTTGCAAATGTGGTAATGCTCGGAGTATTGATTGGTAAAACAGGCATACCGGACGTGGATATAACTCTCAGGGCACTCAGAGAAATCATTCCAGAACAAAAACAGAGCATGTTAACTGTAAATGAAAATGCCTTAAAACGGGGGATTAAGGAAGTTGATTCGAAGAGCCAATGTCCATGACATAAAGGCAATCCATCATCTTGTCAATCAATTTGCCAGGAGAGATGAGATGCTACCCCGTTCTTTAAATGAACTCTACGAGAATGTCAGAGATTTTTTTGTCTATGAGAACAACGGGAAAATTCTCGGCGCCTCAGCCCTCCACATCCTGTGGGAAGACCTTGCAGAGATAAGGTCTGTCGCAGTATCAAAGGAACACCAGCGGGCCGGTATCGGAAAGAAACTTGTAGAGAAATGTTTAAAGGAAGCAGGGGCGCTTGGAATAAAAAATGTATTCGCCCTTACATATCATCCTGGGTTTTTCAAAAAACTTGGATTTAAAGACATTGATAAGAGCAAACTCCCGCAGAAGATATGGGGAGACTGCCTCAAATGCCCCAAATTCCCTGAGTGCGAAGAAGTGGCGGTTATAAAAGAAGTAGAGAGTAGAGAGTAGAGAGTAGAGAGAGACTATAGTAAACGTATTAATTATTGTTACATATTCGAGCATTGAACTCGGATTAATGCGTTTGCATTAAGTGGTAAGTTGAATCCTTATATACGAACCTTTTCTTAATTCTTCTATATGCTCCAGTAGTTTTCTGTTCAACTCTTTTTCTATGAGATAGAATTCTATCTCATCTTTCACTTCATAGAATTTTTTATCTCCGAAGGATTTTTTATTCTCTTCGTAAAATGTCTCTATCTCATCAACAGGAATACGTATAAAGACCCTTACCCTTCT contains:
- a CDS encoding 2-oxoacid:acceptor oxidoreductase family protein, which encodes MLGLIIAGFGGQGILFIGRLLAHAAMLTGKEVTWFPSYGAEIRGGTANCTVIISDEMVASPVIQKPDALIIMNKASLEKFENRLKTGGLLIMNQSLIKTAPQRSDIEVIAVKANDIAEEIGDSRVANVVMLGVLIGKTGIPDVDITLRALREIIPEQKQSMLTVNENALKRGIKEVDSKSQCP
- a CDS encoding N-acetyltransferase; this translates as MIRRANVHDIKAIHHLVNQFARRDEMLPRSLNELYENVRDFFVYENNGKILGASALHILWEDLAEIRSVAVSKEHQRAGIGKKLVEKCLKEAGALGIKNVFALTYHPGFFKKLGFKDIDKSKLPQKIWGDCLKCPKFPECEEVAVIKEVESRE